A genomic region of Haliaeetus albicilla chromosome 8, bHalAlb1.1, whole genome shotgun sequence contains the following coding sequences:
- the BRINP2 gene encoding BMP/retinoic acid-inducible neural-specific protein 2 — protein sequence MGRQDLLRADGPPPMLPWPLALLALSACCRWGVAGGAGGTVPQQHAAPATPSSSSSSSSSSGRAPLDWLLSDRGPFYRAQEYVDFMERYRQGFTTRYRIYREFARWKVNNLALERKDFFSLPLPLAPEFIRNIRLLGRRPSPQQITDSLIKKYGTHFLLAATLGGEESLTIFVDKRKLSRRAEPAGGAGNSSGVSLETLHQLAASYFIDRESTLRRLHHIQIATAAIKVTETRTGPLGCSNYDNLDSVSSVLVQSPENKVQLQGLQMVLPSYLRERFVAAALSYIACSSAGELVCHRSDCRCQCQPAFPRCNCPEADIQALESSLAQLRRAWESHHGQFEESEEFQALVKRLPGDHFLNRTAISHFWAMDLDVQHRYQQLGTSLKLLSRKTHRLIRRLFNLSKRCHRQPHFKLPKERSLSYWWSRAQSLLYCSETTMPGTFLEESHSCTCPSDQPSCQGSIPCALGEGPACASCAEDNSTRCGTCNHGYVLTQGFCRPEVADSLEHYLGLETDLQDLELKYLLQKRDSRIEVHSIFISNDMRLGSWFDPSWRKRMLLTLKSNKYKPGLVHVMLALSLQICLTKNSTLEPVMAIYVNPFGGSHSESWFMPVNEGSFPDWERTNVDASAQCQNWTLTLGNKWKTFFETVHVYLRSRIKSLDDSSNETIYYEPLEMADPSKNLGYMKINSLQVFGYSLPFEPDAIRDLILQLDYPYTQGSQDSAMLQLLEIRDRVNRLSPPGKTRLDLFTCLLRHRLKLANNEVARIQSSLRAFNAKLPNALEQETSKLCS from the exons atggggcgGCAGGACCTCCTGCGCGCTGACGGGCCCCCGCCGATGCTCCCGTGGCCGCTGGCCCTCCTGGCCCTGAGTGCGTGCTGCCGCTGGGGGGTGGCCGGCGGGGCAGGTGGCACGGTGCCCCAGCAGCATGCCGCCCCTGCAACCCCttcttcctcatcctcatcctcctcctcctctggccGAGCACCCCTTGACTGGCTCCTTAGCGACCGGGGACCCTTCTACCGAGCCCAGGAGTACGTGGACTTCATGGAGCGCTACCGGCAAGGTTTCACCACCAGGTACAGGATCTACAG AGAGTTTGCTCGCTGGAAGGTGAATAATTTGGCCTTGGAGAGGAAAGACTTCTTCAGCCTGCCACTTCCCCTGGCCCCTGAATTCATCCGCAATATCCGTTTGCTGGGACGCCGGCCCAGCCCCCAGCAGATCACTGACAGCCTCATCAAGAAGTATGGGACCCACTTCTTGCTCGCCGCCACACTGGGAG GAGAGGAGTCCCTGACCATTTTTGTGGACAAGCGCAAGCTGAGCCGGAGGGCAGAGCCTGCCGGGGGGGCCGGGAACAGCTCGGGGGTCTCGCTGGAGACCCTGCACCAGCTGGCAGCCTCCTACTTCATCGACCGGGAGAGCACGCTGCGCCGGCTCCACCACATCCAGATCGCCACGGCCGCCATCAAG GTGACCGAAACACGGACGGGGCCACTCGGCTGCAGCAACTATGACAACCTGGACTCGGTGAGCTCCGTCCTGGTGCAGAGCCCTGAGAACAAAGTGCAGCTCCAAG GGCTGCAGATGGTGCTCCCCTCCTACCTGCGGGAGAGGTTCGTGGCGGCCGCCCTCAGCTACATCGCCTGCAGCTCAGCCGGGGAGCTGGTGTGCCACCGAAGCGACTGCCGCTGCCAGTGCCAGCCAGCCTTCCCCCGCTGCAACTGCCCAGAGGCTGACATCCAGGCGCTGGAGAGCAGCCTGGCCCAGCTCCGGCGAGCCTGGGAGAGCCACCACGGCCAGTTTGAGGAGTCAG AAGAGTTTCAGGCCCTGGTGAAGAGGCTCCCCGGGGACCATTTCCTGAACAGGACGGCCATCTCCCACTTCTGGGCCATGGACCTGGATGTCCAGCATCGCTACCAGCAGCTGGGTACCAGCCTGAAGCTGCTCTCCAGGAAAACCCACCGACTCATCCGACGGCTCTTCAACCTCAGCAAACGCTGCCACCGGCAACCTCACTTCAAACTGCCGAAGGAGAG GTCCCTCTCTTACTGGTGGAGCCGCGCACAGTCGCTCCTGTACTGCAGCGAGACCACCATGCCTGGGACCTTCCTGGAAGAAAGCCACAGCTGCACATGTCCCTCCGACCAGCCCTCCTGCCAGGGGTCCATACCGTGTGCCTTGGGCGAGGGGCCAGCCTGCGCCAGCTGTGCCGAGGACAACAGCACCCGCTGCGGGACCTGCAACCACGGCTACGTGCTCACCCAGGGCTTCTGCCGCCCCGAGGTGGCCGACTCGCTGGAGCACTACCTGGGGCTGGAGACGGACCTGCAGGACTTGGAGCTCAAGTACCTCCTGCAGAAACGGGACAGCCGCATCGAGGTACACTCCATCTTCATCAGCAACGACATGCGGCTGGGGAGCTGGTTTGACCCCTCCTGGAGGAAACGCATGCTCTTGACCCTGAAGAGCAACAAGTACAAGCCTGGGCTGGTTCACGTGATGTTGGCCCTCTCCCTCCAGATCTGCCTCACCAAGAACAGCACGCTGGAGCCTGTCATGGCCATCTACGTCAACCCCTTTGGGGGAAGCCACTCGGAGAGCTGGTTCATGCCTGTCAATGAGGGCAGCTTCCCAGACTGGGAAAGGACTAACGTAGATGCCTCTGCCCAGTGCCAAAACTGGACGCTCACTTTGGGCAACAAGTGGAAGACTTTCTTTGAAACGGTCCACGTCTACTTGCGGAGCCGCATCAAGTCTCTGGATGACAGCTCCAACGAGACAATCTACTACGAACCCTTGGAGATGGCAGATCCCTCCAAGAACCTGGGGTACATGAAAATCAACAGCTTGCAAGTCTTCGGCTACAGCTTGCCCTTTGAACCGGATGCTATTCGTGACCTGATCCTTCAGCTGGACTACCCCTACACCCAGGGCTCCCAGGACTCGGCCATGCTCCAGCTGTTGGAGATCAGGGACCGGGTGAACAGGTTGTCACCCCCCGGCAAAACCCGCCTCGACCTCTTCACTTGCTTGCTCCGCCACAGGCTCAAGTTGGCCAACAACGAGGTGGCGAGGATCCAGTCCTCCCTGAGGGCCTTCAATGCCAAGCTGCCCAATGCGCTAGAGCAGGAGACGAGCAAGCTGTGCAGCTAA